Proteins encoded by one window of Antechinus flavipes isolate AdamAnt ecotype Samford, QLD, Australia chromosome 4, AdamAnt_v2, whole genome shotgun sequence:
- the PSPH gene encoding phosphoserine phosphatase — translation MVSHSELREIFCSADAVCFDVDSTVIREEGIDELAKFCGVGDAVSEMTRRAMGGAVTFKAALTERLALIQPSREQVQKLLSDHPPHLTPGIRELVSRLQQRNVQVFLISGGFRSIVEHVASKLNIPATNVFANRLKFYFNGEYAGFDESQLTSESGGKGKVIGLLKERFHFKKIVMIGDGATDMEACPPADIFIGFGGNVIRQQVKDNAKWYITDFGELLQELEK, via the exons ATGGTCTCCCACTCGGAGCTGAGAGAAATTTTTTGCTCTGCTGATGCCGTCTGTTTTGATGTTGACAGTACGGTTATTAGAGAAGAAGGAATCGATGAGCTGGCCAAGTTCTGCGGTGTTGGGGATGCTGTGTCAGAAAT GACCCGCAGAGCTATGGGTGGCGCGGTGACTTTCAAGGCAGCCTTAACAGAGCGGTTAGCACTGATCCAGCCCTCCAGAGAGCAGGTGCAGAAGCTGCTCTCGGACCACCCTCCCCACCTCACGCCGGGGATCAG GGAGCTGGTGAGCCGTTTACAGCAGCGAAACGTTCAGGTCTTCTTAATATCTGGTGGGTTCAGGAGCATCGTAGAACATGTCGCTTCCAAACTCAACATTCCAGCCACCAATGTCTTTGCCAATAGATTGAAGTTCTATTTCAATG GTGAGTACGCGGGTTTTGATGAGAGCCAACTGACCTCTGAGTCGGGCGGGAAAGGCAAGGTGATTGGACTCCTGAAGGAACggttccattttaagaaaatcgTCATGATTGGGGATGGAGCCACCGACATGGAAGCTTGTCCTCCAGCT gATATTTTCATTGGCTTTGGAGGAAATGTGATTAGGCAACAAGTGAAAGATAATGCCAAGTGGTACATCACTGACTTTGGAGAGCTTCTTCAAGAACTGGAAAAATGA